One part of the Quercus lobata isolate SW786 chromosome 7, ValleyOak3.0 Primary Assembly, whole genome shotgun sequence genome encodes these proteins:
- the LOC115953328 gene encoding protein SRC1 has translation MAGIMHKIEETLHIGGGGQKKEEQQKGEQHHVVAGSDQHKGDQQHYGGEHKPEHKEGAVDKIKDKIHGEGQGKPEEGKKKKKKEKKHDGHDSSSSDSD, from the coding sequence ATGGCAGGAATTATGCACAAGATCGAAGAAACCCTTCACATCGGAGGAGGAggccaaaagaaagaagagcaGCAAAAGGGAGAACAACACCATGTAGTAGCAGGAAGTGATCAGCACAAGGGAGATCAGCAGCACTACGGTGGTGAGCACAAGCCTGAACACAAGGAAGGGGCTGTAGATAAAATCAAGGACAAGATCCATGGTGAGGGCCAGGGCAAGCCAGAggaggggaagaagaagaagaagaaggagaagaaacaTGATGGCCACGACAGCAGCAGCAGCGACAGTGATTAG